The DNA segment GTGGGGCATATCACGGCCAAACACGCCATGAAAAAGATCGAAGCCATGTATGGGTACACATTTTTGAAGCTTCTCGCGGTCCAATCCGGCAGTGCTAATTTAGCCCAAGGAGTTGACGCGGCGTTCGCGACCATGTTCACCGCGTATTCACAAGAAGATGAGTTTATGTCAGACAGGCTTGGCATTAAATACGCCCAGAAGGCAGGGTACGATCCAAATGGAATGGCTAATTTCTTAAAACGGCTAAAAAAGTTAGAAGAAAAAGATACCTCCAGAGAATTAAATTATTGGCGGACGCATCCCTATACCAGCAAGAGAATATCGGCGGCCAATCAGGAGATTTCCGGTGGATTGGAATTTAGAGATTATTTGAATTTAACGGGAGAGAAATAATTTGGCGGCTTTTTTTTTAAGAATAATTCGAAAGTGTTTTTTGTTCAGTTTCTTATTTTTAACCGCATGCGCATCCGATCGTGATCTTGCCGCCGGGCAAAACCAAGTTTGCTTTCAAGAACAATGCCTCAATGTTGAGTTAGCGCAAACCAAAGGTGAGTTAACAAAGGGGCTGCAGTTCAGGGAGAATATGGATCGCAATGCGGGGATGCTTTTTATTTTTCCGCAAAATGATACGTATGATTTTTGGATGAAAGATACTTTAATGCCCTTGGATATTATTTGGATCAGCGAGGATAAAAAAGTTATTTATATTTCAGAAAATACGCCGCCTTGCCGGCAGGAACAATGCCCCGTCTATGGCCCGGGCCAAGAATTATCTCGTTATGTCCTTGAAGTCAATGCGGGTGCCGCAAACCGTTTGGGTATAAAAATAGGTGATGAAGCTCATTTTATTTTGGAATAAAGTTTCGCCGATACTTTCATAGGAGCATTTTCATTTTAGTGCTAAAATACTACCGATGATAGATATTGCTAATATTATTACGGCCCACCACTATGACTTCAATCCTTATTCTGTTCCTCCGATCATTGTTGCCAGCCTTGTTTTTTTATTGGGATTTTTCGCTTTTAGCCTAGAGAGAGAAACGCAATTCAATCGTTCTCTTTTGTATATGTGCGCCAGTTCGACGATCTGGCTTTTTGGCTATAGTTTTGTGCTTAATGCCCAAATAGAACAGGTAGCATTTTTCTGGACGCGCATTATGTATTCGGGGCTGGTTGTTTTTCCGGCGACACTTCTGCATATTTCTTTAGCGTATACTAATCGTTACGAATCAGAACAGCGCTTTATTAAGGGAGCGTATATTGTTTCGGTATTATTCATAGGACTGGTGTGGGCCGGAGGTTTTTTAAGCGGTGTTAGAAATTATCCGTGGGGTTTTCACCCTGAGGCGGGGACATGGCAGCCGCTTTTTCTTATTTTTATTTTATTTTGCCCCATCCTAGGGCTGCTTAATCTCATAAAATATTATTTTAGCCTCACCGAGAAACTTGATAAGAAAAGAACGGAATATCTCATCATTGCTTTTATTTTTGTTTCCTTGAGCGCGTTCGATATTTTAGCGAGCTACGGCATTAAAACATATCCCTTCGGGTATATCGCGACGCTCATCTTTGTTGTGGTCATGACGTTTTCGATCATCAAGTACCGGAATTTGATGGTCGAAAGTTATGCCAGGGAATTGGAGCGTAAGGTTGCTGAGAAAACACAAGAGATGTCAAAAATAGTAGAGGAATTACGTAAAACCCAGGTAAAGCTTATTGAAACCGGAAAAATTTCTGCCTTGGCTAGTTTAAGCGCGGGAATTCTGCATCAAGTCAGCCAGCCCGTTACAGCCATTCACGGTTTCGCCCGGTTTGTCAAAAAAGAAATGAAAGAAGACAATGCTTTTTATAAGCCGATCAAGATCATTGAAGAGCAAGCGGTGTATCTTAAAGATATGTTAGAAGATCTTATGGAGCTTATCCGCCATCGGGAGATCAAAAAAGAGAATATTAATGTGAACGCCAGCATCAAAAGAGCGACGGACCTTTTAACCGATGAATTGCGCATTAAGCGTGTTAACTGGAGCCTGAATTTTGCGGAAAATCTTCCCTTGGTCTATGCCGATGCGGTCCATATCCAACAGATATCCATGAATATTTTGGTCAATGCGATGCAGGCATTGTCGGTAGCGGCAAAAGGGGAAGACCGGATCATTAAAATTACGACAAGATTCGACGCGGTTATGAACAAGGTCGTTATTACGTTCCAGGATAACGGCCCCGGTATTCCCGAGGAAGACCAGCATCAGATCTTTGAACCATTTTTCTCAACGAAGACAAAAGGTTCCGGGATCGGTTTAGCGCTTTGCAAGGACCTGGTGGCGGAGCACGGCGGAGAAATTAAATTTGAAAGCCATCCGGGCCAAGGAACAGCTTTTATCATTATGCTTCCGCCGGTTTCAAAGTAGCGGATCAGAAGGATTTTGCTACTTAACTTTTTTATTTCGTAGTATAATGCGGCTGATTTTAAAAGGAAAAATAATGAATGAGAAATTGAAAATACTTGTCGTAGACGACAAAAAAGTTATTGGTGACCTTTTTGATTTTACCTTAGGTTATA comes from the Candidatus Omnitrophota bacterium genome and includes:
- a CDS encoding DUF192 domain-containing protein, whose translation is MFSFLFLTACASDRDLAAGQNQVCFQEQCLNVELAQTKGELTKGLQFRENMDRNAGMLFIFPQNDTYDFWMKDTLMPLDIIWISEDKKVIYISENTPPCRQEQCPVYGPGQELSRYVLEVNAGAANRLGIKIGDEAHFILE
- a CDS encoding ATP-binding protein — encoded protein: MIDIANIITAHHYDFNPYSVPPIIVASLVFLLGFFAFSLERETQFNRSLLYMCASSTIWLFGYSFVLNAQIEQVAFFWTRIMYSGLVVFPATLLHISLAYTNRYESEQRFIKGAYIVSVLFIGLVWAGGFLSGVRNYPWGFHPEAGTWQPLFLIFILFCPILGLLNLIKYYFSLTEKLDKKRTEYLIIAFIFVSLSAFDILASYGIKTYPFGYIATLIFVVVMTFSIIKYRNLMVESYARELERKVAEKTQEMSKIVEELRKTQVKLIETGKISALASLSAGILHQVSQPVTAIHGFARFVKKEMKEDNAFYKPIKIIEEQAVYLKDMLEDLMELIRHREIKKENINVNASIKRATDLLTDELRIKRVNWSLNFAENLPLVYADAVHIQQISMNILVNAMQALSVAAKGEDRIIKITTRFDAVMNKVVITFQDNGPGIPEEDQHQIFEPFFSTKTKGSGIGLALCKDLVAEHGGEIKFESHPGQGTAFIIMLPPVSK